The Panicum hallii strain FIL2 chromosome 9, PHallii_v3.1, whole genome shotgun sequence genome has a window encoding:
- the LOC112877796 gene encoding ent-copalyl diphosphate synthase 1, chloroplastic-like isoform X5: MKLLFLLPPVSAGSPPCSLFLVKATQSGPCRIRGKAGAAGPRGTRVARWRAQSRTTTTQADNVSAPAAAKAVPAVFQTTHIEDDTEIIKWPGKPQDLDDYQMIPEADGTDLQPLIDQVRAMLRSMNDGEISISAYDTAWVALVPKLDGGAPQFPATVRWIVDNQLPDGSWGDSALFSAYDRMINTLACVVALTKWSLEPEKCKTGLSFLHENMWRLAEEEQESMPIGFEIAFPSLIQIARNLGIDFPYDHPALQSIYSNREIKLKRIPKDMMHRVPTSILHSLEGMPDLDWAKLLNLQSSDGSFLFSPSATAYALMQTGDKKCFEYIDRIVKKFNGGAPNVYPVDLFEHIWVVDRLERLGISRYFQREIKQCMDYVNRHWTEEGICWARNSNLKDVDDTAMAFRLLRLHGYNVSPSVFKNFEKDGEFFCFVGQSTQAITGMYNLNRASQIGFQGEDILHRARIFSYEFLRQREAQGMLHDKWIIAKDLAGEVQYTLDFPWYANLPRVEARTYLDQYGGKDDVWIGKTLYRMPLVNNDVYLKLARTDFNNCQVLHQLECHGLQIWCNENRLETFGVTPQEVLRAYFLAASCIFEPSRAVERLAWARTSLLANAISTHIHTILSDKKRVECFVHCLYEENDQSCFIVAPIM, encoded by the exons atgaagctcctcttcctcctgccgCCGGTATCCGCCGGGTCGCCACCGTGTTCCCTCTTTCTCGTGAAAG CAACTCAATCAGGTCCATGCCGCATCCGGGGCAAAGCTGGAGCGGCGGGGCCCCGCGGCACGCGCGTCGCCCGGTGGAGGGCGCAGTCACGGACGACGACAACGCAGGCCGACAACGTATCCGCTCCTGCTGCTGCTAAAGCAG TACCTGCCGTGTTCCAAACCACCCACATCGAAGACGATACTGAAATCATAAAATGGCCTGGGAAACCACAGGATCTTGATGACTACCAAATGATCCCTGAG GCTGATGGGACGGACTTGCAGCCACTCATCGATCAGGTGAGGGCAATGCTAAGATCAATGAATGACGGGGAGATCAGCATCTCGGCGTATGACACAGCGTGGGTTGCACTGGTGCCGAAGCTGGATGGCGGGGCCCCACAGTTCCCGGCCACCGTGCGTTGGATCGTCGACAACCAGCTGCCTGACGGCTCATGGGGCGACTCGGCCTTGTTCTCTGCCTATGACCGTATGATAAACACCCTGGCCTGTGTAGTTGCACTGACGAAATGGTCTCTTGAGCCTGAAAAATGCAAGACAG GGCTATCTTTTCTCCATGAGAACATGTGGAGGTTAGCAGAGGAAGAGCAAGAGTCAATGCCCATCGGCTTCGAAATCGCATTCCCTTCTCTCATTCAGATAGCTAGGAACTTGGGCATTGACTTTCCATATGATCATCCGGCTTTACAAAGCATATATTCGAACAGGGAAATCAAGCTGAAGAG GATCCCAAAGGACATGATGCATAGAGTTCCTACGTCAATTCTGCATAGCCTTGAAGGAATGCCTGATCTGGATTGGGCAAAGCTTCTAAATCTTCAATCAAGTGATGGATCCTTCTTGTTTTCTCCTTCAGCTACTGCATATGCACTTATGCAAACTGGTGACAAGAAGTGTTTTGAATATATCGATAGAATAGTCAAAAAGTTCAACGGAGGAG CCCCCAATGTTTATCCAGTCGATCTTTTTGAGCACATCTGGGTGGTTGATCGATTAGAGCGACTCGGGATCTCCCGTTACTTTCAACGTGAGATTAAACAATGCATGGACTATGTGAACAG GCACTGGACTGAAGAAGGGATTTGCTGGGCTAGGAACTCTAATTTAAAAGATGTGGATGACACGGCCATGGCTTTTCGACTACTACGGCTACATGGATACAATGTCTCCCCAA GTGTGTTTAAGAATTTTGAGAAGGATGGAGAGTTCTTTTGTTTCGTGGGGCAATCAACCCAAGCTATCACTGGGATGTATAACCTCAACAGAGCCTCTCAGATAGGGTTTCAAGGGGAGGATATATTGCACCGTGCTAGAATTTTCTCATATGAGTTTCTTAGACAAAGAGAAGCCCAAGGCATGCTCCATGATAAATGGATCATTGCAAAGGATCTAGCTGGCGAG GTACAATATACATTAGACTTTCCTTGGTATGCGAACTTGCCTCGCGTAGAAGCAAGAACCTATCTAGATCAATATGGTggtaaagatgatgtttggatTGGAAAGACTCTCTACAG GATGCCTCTTGTGAATAACGATGTATATCTGAAGTTGGCAAGGACGGATTTCAACAATTGCCAAGTTCTGCATCAGCTTGAGTGTCACGGGCTTCAAAT CTGGTGCAACGAGAATCGCCTTGAGACTTTTGGAGTGACACCACAAGAAGTTTTGAGAGCTTATTTTTTAGCAGCGTCATGCATTTTCGAGCCAAGCCGTGCTGTTGAGCGGCTCGCATGGGCTAGAACATCATTGCTTGCCAATGCTATTTCTACACATATTCATACAATTTTGTCGGACAAGAAAAGAGTGGAATGTTTTGTGCATTGTCTCTATGAAGAAAATGATCAATCttg TTTCATTGTAGCACCTATTATGTAA
- the LOC112877796 gene encoding ent-copalyl diphosphate synthase 1, chloroplastic-like isoform X3, with protein sequence MKLLFLLPPVSAGSPPCSLFLVKGPCRIRGKAGAAGPRGTRVARWRAQSRTTTTQADNVSAPAAAKAVPAVFQTTHIEDDTEIIKWPGKPQDLDDYQMIPEADGTDLQPLIDQVRAMLRSMNDGEISISAYDTAWVALVPKLDGGAPQFPATVRWIVDNQLPDGSWGDSALFSAYDRMINTLACVVALTKWSLEPEKCKTGLSFLHENMWRLAEEEQESMPIGFEIAFPSLIQIARNLGIDFPYDHPALQSIYSNREIKLKRIPKDMMHRVPTSILHSLEGMPDLDWAKLLNLQSSDGSFLFSPSATAYALMQTGDKKCFEYIDRIVKKFNGGAPNVYPVDLFEHIWVVDRLERLGISRYFQREIKQCMDYVNRHWTEEGICWARNSNLKDVDDTAMAFRLLRLHGYNVSPSVFKNFEKDGEFFCFVGQSTQAITGMYNLNRASQIGFQGEDILHRARIFSYEFLRQREAQGMLHDKWIIAKDLAGEVQYTLDFPWYANLPRVEARTYLDQYGGKDDVWIGKTLYRMPLVNNDVYLKLARTDFNNCQVLHQLECHGLQIWCNENRLETFGVTPQEVLRAYFLAASCIFEPSRAVERLAWARTSLLANAISTHIHTILSDKKRVECFVHCLYEENDQSWIINTNPSDAILERALWQLIDLLAQEAQSIHEGQRFIRSLLSLAWTEWMMQKTNKEDNNYNKSSGTEPRYIHDRQTYLLLVQSIEICAGRIGEAVSVINNKDSDRFIHLACTICDSLNQKVLLFQDTEKNEATMNCVDKEIQFNMQELTQSFLLRSNEKTINSKTKQTLWDVLRSSYYASHCPQHVIDRHVSEVIFEPV encoded by the exons atgaagctcctcttcctcctgccgCCGGTATCCGCCGGGTCGCCACCGTGTTCCCTCTTTCTCGTGAAAG GTCCATGCCGCATCCGGGGCAAAGCTGGAGCGGCGGGGCCCCGCGGCACGCGCGTCGCCCGGTGGAGGGCGCAGTCACGGACGACGACAACGCAGGCCGACAACGTATCCGCTCCTGCTGCTGCTAAAGCAG TACCTGCCGTGTTCCAAACCACCCACATCGAAGACGATACTGAAATCATAAAATGGCCTGGGAAACCACAGGATCTTGATGACTACCAAATGATCCCTGAG GCTGATGGGACGGACTTGCAGCCACTCATCGATCAGGTGAGGGCAATGCTAAGATCAATGAATGACGGGGAGATCAGCATCTCGGCGTATGACACAGCGTGGGTTGCACTGGTGCCGAAGCTGGATGGCGGGGCCCCACAGTTCCCGGCCACCGTGCGTTGGATCGTCGACAACCAGCTGCCTGACGGCTCATGGGGCGACTCGGCCTTGTTCTCTGCCTATGACCGTATGATAAACACCCTGGCCTGTGTAGTTGCACTGACGAAATGGTCTCTTGAGCCTGAAAAATGCAAGACAG GGCTATCTTTTCTCCATGAGAACATGTGGAGGTTAGCAGAGGAAGAGCAAGAGTCAATGCCCATCGGCTTCGAAATCGCATTCCCTTCTCTCATTCAGATAGCTAGGAACTTGGGCATTGACTTTCCATATGATCATCCGGCTTTACAAAGCATATATTCGAACAGGGAAATCAAGCTGAAGAG GATCCCAAAGGACATGATGCATAGAGTTCCTACGTCAATTCTGCATAGCCTTGAAGGAATGCCTGATCTGGATTGGGCAAAGCTTCTAAATCTTCAATCAAGTGATGGATCCTTCTTGTTTTCTCCTTCAGCTACTGCATATGCACTTATGCAAACTGGTGACAAGAAGTGTTTTGAATATATCGATAGAATAGTCAAAAAGTTCAACGGAGGAG CCCCCAATGTTTATCCAGTCGATCTTTTTGAGCACATCTGGGTGGTTGATCGATTAGAGCGACTCGGGATCTCCCGTTACTTTCAACGTGAGATTAAACAATGCATGGACTATGTGAACAG GCACTGGACTGAAGAAGGGATTTGCTGGGCTAGGAACTCTAATTTAAAAGATGTGGATGACACGGCCATGGCTTTTCGACTACTACGGCTACATGGATACAATGTCTCCCCAA GTGTGTTTAAGAATTTTGAGAAGGATGGAGAGTTCTTTTGTTTCGTGGGGCAATCAACCCAAGCTATCACTGGGATGTATAACCTCAACAGAGCCTCTCAGATAGGGTTTCAAGGGGAGGATATATTGCACCGTGCTAGAATTTTCTCATATGAGTTTCTTAGACAAAGAGAAGCCCAAGGCATGCTCCATGATAAATGGATCATTGCAAAGGATCTAGCTGGCGAG GTACAATATACATTAGACTTTCCTTGGTATGCGAACTTGCCTCGCGTAGAAGCAAGAACCTATCTAGATCAATATGGTggtaaagatgatgtttggatTGGAAAGACTCTCTACAG GATGCCTCTTGTGAATAACGATGTATATCTGAAGTTGGCAAGGACGGATTTCAACAATTGCCAAGTTCTGCATCAGCTTGAGTGTCACGGGCTTCAAAT CTGGTGCAACGAGAATCGCCTTGAGACTTTTGGAGTGACACCACAAGAAGTTTTGAGAGCTTATTTTTTAGCAGCGTCATGCATTTTCGAGCCAAGCCGTGCTGTTGAGCGGCTCGCATGGGCTAGAACATCATTGCTTGCCAATGCTATTTCTACACATATTCATACAATTTTGTCGGACAAGAAAAGAGTGGAATGTTTTGTGCATTGTCTCTATGAAGAAAATGATCAATCttg GATTATTAATACCAATCCTAGTGATGCTATTCTTGAGAGGGCCCTTTGGCAACTTATTGACTTATTGGCACAAGAAGCACAGTCAATTCATGAAGGGCAAAGGTTCATACGCAGTCTCCTGAGTCTTGCA TGGACTGAATGGATGATGCAAAAGACAAATAAAGAAGACAACAATTATAACAAATCTAGTGGTACAGAACCACGATATATACATGATAGGCAAACTTATTTGCTTTTAGTTCAAAGTATTGAGATTTGTGCTGGACGAATTGGTGAGGCTGTATCTGTGATAAACAACAAGGACAGTGATCGGTTTATTCATCTCGCATGCACTATTTGTGACAGTCTTAACCAAAAGGTGTTACTATTCCAG GATACCGAGAAGAATGAAGCAACAATGAATTGCGTTGACAAGGAAATTCAGTTCAATATGCAAGAGCTTACTCAATCTTTCCTCCTgagatcaaatgagaaaaccaTCAACAGCAAGACCAAGCAAACCTTATGGGATGTTCTGAGAAGCTCTTACTATGCTAGTCATTGCCCACAACATGTAATCGATAGACATGTTTCGGAGGTTATCTTTGAGCCTGTTTAA